The Thermoclostridium stercorarium subsp. stercorarium DSM 8532 genome contains a region encoding:
- a CDS encoding acyl-[acyl-carrier-protein] thioesterase — MIPELVYRNSYIVGYRDVDFNNDLRLSSLFGYFQDTAIMNVEKLGIGVNTLSEKYSVSWVLTKILVEINRIPKWNEKITVETWPHRPKKFEFDRDFRVRDDNGNIIAAAISNWVLLDLKTREIRKSEIISGDYPPLEFTDERALEGRLRKLRPAGEPEVVYKRVLGYSDTDANGHINNAKYIDFIMDCFSIEEHKKHSVRSIQVNYLKEVFPGDTLILYRDVSGAGSNQVYIEGINEADQKPAFSAELKFD; from the coding sequence TTGATACCTGAACTGGTTTACAGAAACAGTTACATTGTAGGTTACCGGGACGTGGACTTTAACAATGATCTGAGGCTCAGTTCCCTGTTTGGTTATTTTCAGGACACTGCAATCATGAATGTCGAAAAACTGGGTATAGGTGTGAATACATTATCCGAGAAATACTCGGTTTCGTGGGTGCTTACAAAAATTCTTGTGGAAATAAACAGAATACCTAAATGGAATGAAAAAATAACGGTTGAAACCTGGCCGCACAGACCGAAAAAGTTTGAATTTGACAGGGATTTCAGGGTACGTGATGATAACGGGAATATCATTGCTGCGGCAATCTCCAACTGGGTATTGCTGGACCTGAAGACAAGGGAAATCAGAAAAAGCGAGATTATTTCCGGTGATTATCCGCCACTGGAATTTACGGACGAACGCGCACTGGAGGGCAGACTCCGCAAGCTTAGACCCGCCGGTGAGCCCGAGGTTGTCTATAAAAGGGTCCTTGGCTACAGTGATACCGATGCCAACGGACATATAAACAATGCAAAATACATAGATTTCATTATGGACTGTTTTTCAATAGAAGAACACAAAAAACACAGCGTGAGGTCAATTCAGGTCAATTACCTAAAGGAAGTGTTTCCCGGGGACACGTTAATTCTTTACCGGGATGTATCCGGCGCAGGTTCAAATCAGGTATATATAGAAGGCATAAACGAAGCCGATCAAAAACCCGCCTTCAGCGCAGAACTTAAGTTTGATTAG
- the glgP gene encoding alpha-glucan family phosphorylase gives MKNGNLPKVAYFCMEFGLNENFNIYSGGLGILAGDILKAAKDEGYPIVGVGILWRQGYTKQVIDENGRPCDCYPEYVYDFLKDTNVTVKVKIRGRDVAAKVWLCDCFENNPLYLLDTNIPGNPDRLITGQLYGWFDEERVAQEMILGIGGVRALKKLGIDVDIYHFNDSHPILAGIELIRERMEQGMPFEKAWEETRKQIVFTTHTPVEAGNEVHSFELLEYMGAFNGLTGEQMARIGGKPFSMTVAGLRLSKKANAVSQLHGQTAKRMWKGVDNSSEIIAITNGVHNGTWQDRRIADGYNGSNLWELHMQAKREMIEEIYKRNGIRLKEDVLTIGFARRFAPYKRSNLIFTDRKMIEPVLKEGKLQLIFSGKAHPNDLTGKKIVEELYKMTKLYPESVVFLQNYDMKIGKMLTRGCDVWLNNPIRPMEASGTSGMKAAMNGVLNLSILDGWWPEFCIHGVNGWQIGDGYEGEDCDINDAKSLYKVLFEEVMPTYYENRKKWLEMMRESIRMSTENFSARRMLRDYYSLMYEPEVSDLAAAAKE, from the coding sequence ATGAAAAACGGTAATCTGCCGAAAGTTGCTTATTTCTGTATGGAGTTCGGGCTGAACGAGAATTTCAATATTTATTCCGGAGGGCTCGGAATACTTGCCGGAGATATTTTAAAAGCGGCAAAGGATGAAGGATATCCGATTGTCGGTGTGGGAATTCTGTGGAGACAGGGATATACAAAACAGGTGATAGACGAAAACGGAAGGCCGTGTGACTGCTATCCCGAATACGTATATGATTTCCTTAAGGATACAAATGTAACCGTAAAGGTGAAAATAAGAGGCAGGGACGTGGCTGCAAAGGTATGGCTTTGCGACTGTTTTGAGAATAATCCTCTGTATCTTCTGGATACGAATATTCCCGGCAACCCTGACAGGCTAATCACCGGACAGCTGTACGGCTGGTTTGACGAGGAAAGAGTGGCGCAGGAAATGATTTTGGGTATAGGTGGTGTGAGAGCTCTTAAAAAGCTGGGGATAGACGTGGATATTTACCATTTTAACGACAGCCATCCGATACTTGCCGGAATTGAACTGATCAGGGAGAGAATGGAACAGGGTATGCCGTTTGAAAAAGCATGGGAGGAAACACGAAAGCAAATAGTATTTACCACCCATACTCCCGTGGAGGCCGGGAATGAAGTTCATTCATTCGAATTATTAGAGTATATGGGAGCTTTTAACGGCCTTACCGGGGAACAAATGGCCAGGATTGGCGGCAAACCGTTCAGCATGACTGTGGCGGGACTGAGGCTTTCAAAAAAGGCCAATGCGGTATCACAACTTCACGGACAGACGGCAAAAAGAATGTGGAAGGGTGTGGATAACTCCTCGGAAATAATTGCAATAACAAACGGGGTTCATAACGGCACATGGCAGGACAGGAGAATTGCAGACGGATACAACGGCAGCAATTTATGGGAATTGCACATGCAGGCAAAGCGGGAAATGATTGAAGAGATATATAAAAGAAACGGCATAAGGCTTAAGGAGGACGTTCTTACAATCGGTTTTGCCAGAAGGTTTGCCCCGTATAAAAGAAGCAATCTGATATTCACCGACAGAAAAATGATTGAACCTGTTCTTAAGGAAGGGAAACTGCAGCTTATTTTTTCAGGCAAGGCGCACCCGAATGATCTTACCGGTAAGAAGATAGTCGAAGAACTGTACAAAATGACAAAACTTTATCCCGAAAGCGTTGTTTTCCTTCAGAACTATGACATGAAAATAGGCAAAATGCTCACAAGAGGCTGCGACGTATGGCTTAACAACCCCATAAGGCCTATGGAGGCAAGCGGTACGTCGGGTATGAAAGCCGCAATGAACGGCGTTCTGAACCTGAGCATACTTGACGGATGGTGGCCGGAGTTCTGCATCCACGGTGTGAACGGATGGCAGATAGGGGACGGCTATGAAGGGGAAGACTGCGACATAAATGATGCAAAATCGCTTTACAAAGTACTTTTTGAAGAAGTTATGCCGACATATTATGAAAACAGAAAGAAATGGCTGGAAATGATGAGGGAAAGCATAAGAATGTCCACCGAAAATTTTTCGGCCAGAAGAATGCTGCGGGATTATTACAGTCTGATGTATGAACCTGAAGTTTCGGATTTGGCGGCGGCCGCAAAAGAATGA
- a CDS encoding sugar ABC transporter permease, which produces MKRKPTLKQRIIRGFIYFILVCITITTILPLYFVVIASFNPGNSLFSTQMFPEKLTTKHYHDLFVEKDYALWYWNTLKISFASMILTVVLVIITAYTFSQFRFKGRKTGLMFMLVMTMFPGFMSMIAIYILLLQVGLLDTHLGLILVYAGGNIAGSTWLVKGYFDGIPRSIPEAAKIDGAGNATVFTKIMLPMSYPIITFVAVSSFIGPWMDYIFARLVLRTPSKKTLAIGLFEMVTGRQNTEFTMFAAGAILVALPITILYLSLQKYLIQGISEGASKI; this is translated from the coding sequence GTGAAAAGGAAGCCTACCTTAAAACAGAGAATTATTAGGGGTTTTATATATTTCATTTTAGTATGCATAACCATAACCACCATTTTGCCGTTGTATTTTGTGGTTATAGCCTCGTTTAACCCCGGAAACTCACTGTTTTCAACCCAAATGTTTCCGGAGAAGTTAACCACGAAGCATTACCATGATTTGTTTGTCGAAAAGGATTATGCGCTGTGGTACTGGAATACCTTGAAAATATCCTTTGCATCAATGATTTTGACTGTGGTCCTTGTGATAATCACTGCATATACATTTTCCCAGTTCCGTTTTAAGGGACGGAAAACAGGACTAATGTTTATGCTTGTTATGACGATGTTTCCCGGCTTTATGAGCATGATCGCGATATACATACTTCTTCTTCAGGTAGGTTTGCTGGATACCCATCTGGGCTTAATTCTGGTGTATGCAGGAGGTAATATAGCAGGGTCTACATGGCTCGTCAAAGGATATTTCGACGGAATTCCGCGCTCCATTCCCGAGGCGGCCAAAATTGACGGAGCGGGGAACGCTACGGTATTTACAAAGATTATGCTGCCAATGTCTTATCCCATTATAACTTTTGTCGCAGTGTCAAGTTTTATAGGACCGTGGATGGATTATATTTTCGCCCGTCTTGTACTGCGCACGCCGAGCAAGAAAACATTGGCGATAGGGCTTTTCGAAATGGTTACAGGAAGACAGAATACCGAATTCACCATGTTTGCAGCAGGAGCGATACTTGTGGCGCTTCCGATAACAATACTTTACCTGAGCCTTCAGAAATATTTAATCCAGGGTATATCGGAAGGCGCTTCGAAAATTTGA
- a CDS encoding alpha-amylase family glycosyl hydrolase has protein sequence MENLKFVLEILKNKKDTFKRDYFIPKAWNTAGCHEGILYEKDGEICINPYEYYACVIENHILRYAGQNGCYNEFSGERDRDLIQELKGKIIYSILVRAFTAWYHTEGVLSPGTFLKTICLLPYLKNMNVDIIYLLPVFEYGTKYKKGDLGSPYAIKNIYKLDKNLHDPLLGEFAEPLIETEFKAFVEACHILGIKVMVDFVFRTVSRDNDLLVEHPDWFYWIDLEYADCFSAPVTGEKEPFAVDRDSIGILYRSEGISKYIAQFTYSPDKIDPEKWAKLVERHKKTGENILGLIESEFKITTVPGFSDVVNDNQPPWTDVTFLKFYFDLHEEAKKYVGENTPPYIMQDGVRLSVFRGRLENRELIDYITGVIPYYQKTYGIDGARIDMAHALSPDLNTEIIKRAKAINENFILWSEEFDPVKAENAKKYGYHFITGTTWEIYNGIDEPGFNSALITDNLLKSGLPVIAALETPDTPRAALRYQDKRILSMLVFLNYFIPNAVPFINNGMEVMEIQPMNLGLGNTEAGRFVLDRTDPMYGKLAFFDAYCIHWKNTDCIGDILSHAGKIRKSFSDILTKKENFIIFPKMLKHTKITSLCYYDNDAGRGVIFVANRDKQEKVEIDIEKFVPAHIGKKKLEVVYAGNRSAGEPTFLSQKTCLGPCEFLIISIQ, from the coding sequence ATGGAGAATCTGAAATTTGTATTGGAAATTCTTAAAAATAAAAAGGACACCTTTAAGAGGGATTACTTTATCCCAAAGGCATGGAACACGGCGGGATGCCATGAAGGAATATTATATGAAAAAGACGGTGAAATATGCATAAACCCGTATGAATACTATGCCTGCGTCATAGAAAACCATATACTGCGTTATGCCGGCCAAAACGGCTGTTATAATGAATTTTCCGGCGAAAGAGATCGGGACTTAATACAGGAACTTAAAGGAAAGATAATATACAGCATACTTGTAAGGGCGTTTACGGCATGGTATCACACCGAAGGTGTTTTATCACCGGGGACTTTCCTAAAAACCATTTGTTTGTTGCCTTATTTAAAAAATATGAATGTTGACATAATATATCTGCTGCCCGTCTTTGAATACGGCACGAAGTATAAGAAAGGCGATTTGGGAAGTCCATATGCCATAAAGAACATTTATAAGCTGGACAAAAACCTTCATGATCCCCTTTTGGGTGAATTTGCCGAGCCGCTCATTGAGACCGAGTTTAAAGCTTTCGTTGAAGCATGCCATATTCTCGGAATAAAGGTAATGGTTGATTTTGTGTTCAGAACTGTTTCAAGGGATAACGATCTGCTCGTCGAGCATCCCGACTGGTTTTACTGGATTGATTTGGAATATGCGGACTGTTTTTCGGCGCCTGTTACCGGGGAGAAAGAGCCCTTTGCTGTGGACAGGGATTCCATCGGGATTCTTTACAGGTCAGAGGGTATAAGCAAGTACATAGCTCAGTTCACTTATTCCCCCGACAAAATAGATCCCGAAAAATGGGCAAAGCTGGTGGAAAGGCATAAAAAGACGGGAGAGAATATTCTCGGTTTAATTGAGTCTGAATTTAAAATAACAACGGTACCGGGTTTTTCCGACGTGGTTAACGACAATCAGCCGCCATGGACCGATGTAACATTCCTTAAATTTTATTTTGATTTGCACGAAGAAGCGAAAAAATACGTAGGTGAAAACACGCCGCCTTACATCATGCAGGACGGTGTACGGCTGAGTGTGTTCAGAGGCAGGCTTGAAAACAGAGAGCTCATTGATTATATCACCGGTGTTATACCGTATTATCAAAAAACATACGGCATAGACGGCGCCAGAATTGACATGGCCCATGCCCTTTCCCCCGATCTGAACACAGAGATAATAAAAAGAGCAAAGGCAATAAATGAGAATTTCATACTCTGGTCCGAGGAATTTGATCCGGTAAAGGCTGAGAACGCAAAGAAATACGGTTATCATTTTATAACCGGTACCACATGGGAAATATACAATGGCATTGACGAGCCCGGTTTCAACAGTGCGCTTATTACCGATAATTTGCTGAAATCCGGACTCCCCGTGATAGCGGCCCTTGAAACACCTGATACTCCGAGGGCGGCGCTTAGGTATCAGGATAAAAGAATTTTGTCCATGCTCGTATTTCTGAATTATTTCATACCAAACGCAGTACCGTTTATAAACAACGGCATGGAGGTAATGGAGATACAGCCGATGAATCTGGGGCTTGGCAATACCGAAGCGGGAAGGTTTGTCCTGGACAGAACCGATCCGATGTACGGAAAACTTGCTTTTTTCGATGCTTACTGTATTCATTGGAAAAATACGGACTGCATCGGAGACATTCTTTCCCATGCCGGAAAAATCAGAAAGTCCTTTAGTGATATATTAACGAAAAAAGAAAATTTCATCATATTTCCTAAAATGCTGAAACACACAAAAATTACGTCTCTGTGTTATTACGACAATGACGCCGGTAGAGGGGTTATTTTCGTCGCAAACAGAGATAAACAGGAGAAAGTTGAAATAGATATTGAAAAATTTGTTCCTGCGCATATAGGAAAAAAGAAGCTGGAGGTTGTTTATGCCGGCAACCGGTCTGCGGGAGAACCCACCTTTTTAAGCCAAAAAACATGTCTTGGACCGTGTGAGTTCTTAATAATAAGCATTCAGTGA
- a CDS encoding alpha amylase N-terminal ig-like domain-containing protein: MDMKIHDWKESIYSDGSEYFVSNPNPALGENVLIKLRVFKWAPVKAVVLRYIKNGGDMHIKMEEIEEKGIFKYYGCEIKVSQPEIHYHFLIGTDSETYYYTQLGLTDYSPAEEYDFRIIADYECPEWVKKSVFYHIFPDRFHNGNPENDVKDNEYFFDGHPTIKKKWNEKPCEYEEGFCLDFFGGDLEGIREKIPYLKELGVNALYINPIFRAATNHKYDCIDYFNVDPHFGGNEALVSLSEELHRNGMKIILDVSINHTGTAHKWFNKDGEFFPKTVGAYNNPDSEEREFYYFDNKNNYHAWFGVKTLPTLNYRSQKLRDIIYRAENSVVRKWLKPPYNIDGWRFDVGFCMARMDEYQMHQEVWREIRKSIKEVNPRAYIVGEHMTDSMEFLRGDMWDACMNYFGFGFPVRWFAGENSHFDQRVKAFGLKASRCTAERLANMFMQNLARLPYQMALVQYNMYDSHDISRLHNHSGISYETRRGVIIMQFTFPGAPAIYYGDEISINGTTQSVEGCRYPMVWDEELHDKNCLEFHKVLCQLKQREKALQSGGFKILYAKGYVISYARFTDTKAYIVVCSQEDKAVNVDIPAVYIGVTDSSKITEVFGRFRNTCVQNGILKVELQPYECLLYEVIF; this comes from the coding sequence ATGGATATGAAGATTCATGACTGGAAGGAGAGTATTTACTCTGACGGGTCGGAATATTTTGTCAGCAATCCCAACCCGGCGCTTGGCGAAAATGTGCTTATAAAGCTGAGAGTCTTTAAGTGGGCTCCGGTAAAGGCGGTTGTGCTAAGGTATATAAAAAACGGCGGGGATATGCATATAAAAATGGAAGAAATTGAGGAAAAGGGTATTTTTAAATATTACGGCTGTGAAATTAAGGTTTCACAGCCTGAAATCCATTACCACTTCCTGATAGGCACCGACAGCGAAACATATTACTATACACAGCTTGGCCTGACCGATTACTCCCCCGCCGAGGAGTATGATTTCAGGATTATCGCGGATTATGAATGCCCTGAATGGGTTAAAAAATCAGTATTCTATCACATTTTCCCCGATCGCTTCCATAACGGCAATCCTGAAAACGACGTTAAGGACAATGAGTATTTCTTTGACGGCCATCCGACGATTAAGAAGAAATGGAATGAAAAACCGTGCGAATATGAAGAAGGTTTTTGCCTTGACTTTTTCGGCGGCGATCTTGAAGGAATAAGGGAAAAGATACCATACCTGAAAGAACTGGGGGTTAACGCACTGTATATAAACCCCATTTTCCGGGCTGCTACGAACCATAAATACGACTGCATTGACTATTTTAACGTGGATCCCCATTTCGGGGGAAATGAAGCTCTGGTAAGTTTGTCGGAAGAACTTCACCGTAATGGCATGAAAATCATACTTGATGTATCCATAAACCATACCGGTACAGCGCATAAGTGGTTTAACAAAGACGGAGAATTTTTCCCGAAAACGGTCGGTGCATACAATAATCCCGACAGTGAGGAGAGAGAGTTTTACTATTTTGACAATAAAAACAATTACCATGCATGGTTTGGGGTTAAAACACTTCCAACGCTGAATTACCGGTCACAGAAACTTCGTGATATAATTTACCGAGCGGAAAATTCGGTTGTCAGAAAATGGCTGAAACCGCCGTACAATATTGACGGCTGGAGGTTTGACGTCGGATTTTGCATGGCCCGGATGGATGAATATCAGATGCATCAAGAGGTATGGCGGGAGATAAGGAAAAGCATTAAGGAAGTAAATCCCCGGGCATATATCGTTGGAGAGCACATGACCGACAGTATGGAATTCTTACGCGGTGACATGTGGGATGCATGTATGAATTATTTCGGGTTTGGTTTCCCTGTACGCTGGTTTGCCGGAGAAAACAGTCATTTTGACCAGAGGGTGAAGGCTTTCGGGCTTAAGGCTTCCAGATGCACAGCTGAAAGACTGGCAAATATGTTTATGCAGAATCTTGCAAGGCTCCCGTACCAAATGGCACTTGTGCAGTATAATATGTATGACAGCCATGATATATCACGATTACATAATCATTCGGGCATATCTTATGAAACAAGAAGAGGCGTAATCATAATGCAGTTTACCTTCCCCGGAGCGCCGGCGATATATTATGGCGATGAGATTTCGATAAACGGTACCACTCAGTCGGTTGAAGGATGCAGATACCCGATGGTATGGGATGAAGAATTGCATGATAAAAATTGCCTTGAGTTCCATAAAGTATTATGCCAGCTGAAGCAAAGGGAAAAGGCCCTTCAGTCAGGCGGATTTAAGATATTGTATGCGAAAGGTTATGTAATTTCATACGCCCGCTTTACCGACACGAAGGCATATATAGTTGTTTGTTCCCAGGAGGACAAAGCTGTAAATGTGGATATTCCCGCAGTCTATATAGGAGTGACCGACAGTTCAAAAATAACCGAAGTTTTCGGACGGTTCAGGAATACTTGCGTCCAAAACGGAATTCTGAAAGTGGAACTGCAGCCTTACGAATGTTTGCTGTATGAGGTTATATTTTAA